The following are from one region of the Populus trichocarpa isolate Nisqually-1 chromosome 8, P.trichocarpa_v4.1, whole genome shotgun sequence genome:
- the LOC7485930 gene encoding uncharacterized protein LOC7485930 has product MGDVLTELPPSSRFFQEDLDNFATSSPPLSSPSLLLTNLKPDKPLHPSLLIIALSSPSLYVFHHISSKTLIGSLVLPEIPFSANLIGPSLGDKSCNIYALNGADNLTLVVSVQCSVSAERSIAVAKLLIGDQIIPERVLILDSVQNQNFRGRLAPDEINVFKLETSAERKGLSDDGRGGSSLLKGLDYFPSGSVLDGLAAALLARCQMRKIRGTLCVSWPRHGVSVVAMVMSLLQRNVLHGFDLSSIGDSMDESSRFSSIKNYPFDSDMYT; this is encoded by the coding sequence ATGGGAGATGTACTTACAGAGCTTCCGCCCTCTTCAAGGTTCTTTCAGGAAGATCTGGACAACTTCGCAACTTCATCACCACCGCTTTCGTCTCCTTCCCTTCTGTTAACTAATCTTAAACCTGATAAGCCTCTACATCCTTCTCTGCTCATCATTGCATTATCTTCCCCTTCTCTTTATGTTTTCCACCATATATCCTCAAAGACCCTAATCGGCAGTCTCGTACTACCTGAGATCCCTTTCTCAGCAAACTTGATCGGGCCCTCTCTTGGTGATAAGTCTTGCAATATTTATGCTCTCAATGGTGCTGACAATTTAACACTCGTTGTCTCAGTACAGTGCTCTGTCAGTGCTGAGAGATCCATTGCAGTTGCTAAATTGCTTATTGGTGATCAAATAATTCCTGAGAGGGTTCTAATATTGGATTCAGTTCAGAACCAGAATTTCCGGGGTAGGCTGGCACCAGACGAGATAAATGTTTTCAAGCTGGAGACATCAGCAGAGAGGAAAGGACTGAGCGATGATGGTCGTGGAGGTTCATCCTTACTGAAAGGTTTAGACTATTTTCCTTCAGGGAGTGTACTGGATGGCTTAGCAGCTGCTCTGTTGGCAAGATGTCAGATGAGAAAAATCAGAGGAACTCTTTGTGTTTCATGGCCTCGACATGGTGTTTCTGTGGTGGCTATGGTCATGTCTCTGCTGCAGAGGAACGTGTTGCATGGCTTTGACTTGAGCTCAATTGGAGATTCCATGGATGAATCTTCAAGGTTCAGTTCAATTAAGAATTATCCTTTTGATTCTGATATGTATACATGA